The Primulina eburnea isolate SZY01 chromosome 13, ASM2296580v1, whole genome shotgun sequence genome includes a region encoding these proteins:
- the LOC140810848 gene encoding bZIP transcription factor 29-like, giving the protein MSGDDGGSHKRASLPPCLWPQGPQLPPISSPYSRILANHPGNQQMWSQNLRTTNLERPSHSRSLSQPLPFGLDSLYHAVANEQRGESSYSLLQPSPLAPPASCYGMGAGFHEAHRRTGSEVPFQPSGALDMPVQVVERDPICAGNGDNNNTEMTGEEKSEMVNMDEDVFSTYLNLDYTDASNIQEALDSQDKVNGVDRFKTDETTRADDESWSAFERAAGVSSLPDMSEGVRRVAPGDVSQTNIHLRSVSDHSFMENIDLANDFLEIPPYSGTLPGQLLSQMCSSESTSNGVSLMIGDVGFTADDQNKITANKKLTEIALSDPRRAKRILSNRRSAARSKERKLRYVAELEHRSMTLQNEANMLAAQLAQLEHESSAMTTQNNELKLRLQGLEQRAHLQEALKAALTEEVQRLKVANVASYSKIHQCEMLQLFGKQEMQPQKQQTESNNEVGTPAEHESKQ; this is encoded by the exons ATGAGCGGGGACGATGGAGGAAGTCATAAAAGGGCCAGCTTGCCGCCCTGTCTCTGGCCACAAGGCCCGCAACTTCCTCCCATCTCATCACCTTACTCACGGATCCTGGCCAACCACCCTGGAAACCAGCAAATGTGGTCGCAGAATTTGAGGACTACTAATCTTGAAAGGCCATCGCATTCTCGGTCTCTATCACAGCCTTTGCCTTTTGGTCTTGATTCCTTGTACCACGCGGTGGCGAATGAGCAGCGGGGTGAGAGCTCGTATTCGTTGTTGCAGCCCTCACCTTTAGCGCCCCCAGCTAGTTGTTATGGAATGGGGGCCGGTTTTCATGAGGCTCACAGAAGGACCGGAAGTGAAGTCCCTTTTCAACCTTCTGGAGCTTTGGATATGCCGGTGCAGGTGGTTGAAAGAGATCCAATCTGTGCAGGAAATGGTGATAACAACAACACAGAGATGACGGGAGAGGAAAAATCGGAAATGGTAAACATGGATGAGGATGTGTTCTCTACTTATCTCAATTTGGATTACACAGATGCATCGAACATTCAAGAAGCTTTAGACAGTCAAGATAAGGTGAATGGAGTTGACAGATTCAAGACCGATGAGACTACTCGTGCTGACGACGAAAGTTGGAGTGCTTTTGAGAGAGCTGCAGGTGTGTCTTCATTGCCTGATATGAGTGAAGGGGTCAGAAGGGTTGCTCCAGGAGATGTTTCTCAGACGAATATACACCTTCGAAGCGTCTCCGACCATAGCTTTATGGAAAACATAGATCTTGCtaatgattttcttgaaattcctCCGTATTCAGGAACACTGCCAGGCCAATTACTCTCACAAATGTGTTCATCTGAATCGACTTCAAATGGTGTTAGCTTGATGATAGGTGATGTTGGGTTTACTGCTGATGATCAGAACAAGATTACGGCGAACAAGAAACTCACCGAAATAGCATTAAGTGATCCCAGGCGGGCTAAAAG AATCTTATCCAATCGTAGATCCGCAGCACGTTCAAAAGAGCGAAAGCTGAGATACGTGGCCGAGTTGGAACACAGGAGCATGACTTTACAGAACGAAGCCAACATGCTGGCTGCCCAGCTTGCTCAGCTTGAG CACGAGTCTTCCGCAATGACCACCCAGAACAACGAACTGAAGCTTCGGTTGCAGGGATTGGAACAACGGGCTCATCTCCAAGAAG CACTGAAGGCAGCCTTGACAGAGGAAGTGCAACGCTTGAAGGTGGCAAATGTAGCTTCTTACTCTAAGATTCATCAATGTGAGATGCTTCAGCTGTTCGGAAAACAAGAAATGCAACCACAGAAGCAGCAGACGGAGTCGAACAACGAAGTTGGTACACCTGCGGAGCATGAATCAAAGCAGTGA